The Drosophila innubila isolate TH190305 chromosome 2R unlocalized genomic scaffold, UK_Dinn_1.0 1_C_2R, whole genome shotgun sequence DNA window ATCAGCACCTTCTCAAGGGGATTTTCATTAATTCtttatataacaatttatttcctCGGTTGCCTCCACTTGTTGCTCCcataatgaataaaaacttAGAATTGAGAAGGGGAAGAGCTTTGAATATTAATGCAAATCGATGGCACTTTTACTTTCAAagttttatcaataaataactGTTTGATCGTTTGCCGAATATTTAATACCCTTGGAGTCCAATTAATATACTCCAAGGATAGTAAATATgcttattttaagttaaaaaaaaaaatgatatttacaTCATCAATCAAACTTTATCAGCATTTTAGCTAAGAgattaagcaattaaataattcgaGTGCAATATTCCAAAAGGGTATTTAcgattatttgaatttgaaagcGTTACTCAAAAAGTGAGAGAAAACGAGTGGAAATCTCAATCTGACCAACAACATTCGCTCAATTTGAGCCGCacttttgtcaaaacttaattgaattttgtgcGCAGGAGCAGTCAAAGGACAGAAGCAGATTcagtcagagagagagagagagagaaagagaatgcAAAGAGAGAGGAAGGGCAAGAGTTGAAACTCGGAATTTAAAGCTTGCACTAGCTTCTTCACTATTTAATTGAGTTGATAAGTTGatgatacaataataatacatttatgattccgtaaaaaaataaacaagtaacATGACTGTTGATGCAGATAAGGAATGTATACTTAATGAGGTCTGCAACACCTCAGTCTGCCTATAATATACAATGCGCTAGCTTATTGTACGCTTGACTAGGGTATAAAAGCAATTGGAAATAATAAAGTTGAGCAAACCCGACTTTGAGCGATCCTGAACTTTTAGCTCTAAGCTCGAACTTAAAATAGATATCTCTAAAATCCTTGCACTGAATCCAAAAGTGTTATATTGTTATtggtatttcaaattttcttgcACTGTGGGAGCAACAAGTGGAGGCAAGCGAAGAACTAAATTGTCGTACAAAAAATAGATGAAAATCCCCTTGAGAAGGTTCTGATAAGACAGACACTAAGCAGAGATGGAAGCTCGGGTGATTCACAATCAAAAGTCTTCGGCTTCAGGTGCTTCCCCTGTGTTCTTGTTGTATATAAGCAGCAGCTGTGGTAACAATCAATCATCAGTTCAGAGCAAACAGTCTTCCAGagaacatcaacatcaacagcagcaaatatGCAAAGCAGCAGCATTCTCATCCTGGCCTTTGTTGCCATCAGTGCCTGTGTGGAGGCGATGCCACAGCACTTCCAGACATTACCCTATTATCATTCCCCAACGAACCAGCCCCGTATAATGCGTGCCAGGCGTCAGGCGTTAAGCGGCTCTCTGGCATCGAATCCTGCAGGTGGTTCAGACGCTAAATTGGCTCTCAGTCAAGGAATTGGAACTCCCGATCACAATGTCATTGGACAAGTCTTTGCCGCGGGCAACACACAGAAGGGACCAGTTACCACTGGCGGATCCGTGGCCTACAACAAGTAAGTGAATCGAAAATCCTCATTGCAACAGATGAGCTTACTCATTTATATTATAGTCATGGACATGGTTTCGATCTGACCAAGACGCACACTCCTGGCGTCCAGGACAGCTTCCAGCAGTCGGCCCATGCCAATCTCTTCAACAACGGAGTACACAACGTGGACGCCAAGGTCTTCGCCTCGCAGAACAAACTGGCCAATGGCTTTGAGTTCCAGCGCAACGGTGCTGGACTGGATTACTCGCACATCAATGGTCACGGTGCCAGTCTGACGCACTCCAACATTCCCGGCATTGGCAAGCAGTTGGGTCTGGATGCACGCGCCAATCTCTGGTCCTCCCAGGATCGTAACACTCGCCTCGATTTGACCGGCAACGCAAACAAGTGGACCAGTGGACCACTCAATGGACAGACGAACTTTGGCGGTGGTTTGGGACTCACTCACTACTTCGGTTAAAAATGTCAACTAAAATTTGACCATTGTTAATTACGaatcttataattatttattattattattacggaataaaattcgaaaaaaactCAAAGGTGAACAcattattaaataagtatCAGGGAAATAAGCTGACAGCGTACTTCCCGAGTATTCCTCGTGACGCATAATATTTAAGACTTGcagtttttccttttctttagtattttatttattaattgaataattttgtttatcataTCGCGCTCGCAGTTGCTATTGAATAATTATgcttagaaatattttattatggttAACACATTATTGTAGTTGCCGTTACCACCagtgaatatttatttattgctgctgttaatTATACGGCCTATTTGCAGAAACTTACAAAAATGT harbors:
- the LOC117782973 gene encoding attacin-B-like, whose product is MQSSSILILAFVAISACVEAMPQHFQTLPYYHSPTNQPRIMRARRQALSGSLASNPAGGSDAKLALSQGIGTPDHNVIGQVFAAGNTQKGPVTTGGSVAYNNHGHGFDLTKTHTPGVQDSFQQSAHANLFNNGVHNVDAKVFASQNKLANGFEFQRNGAGLDYSHINGHGASLTHSNIPGIGKQLGLDARANLWSSQDRNTRLDLTGNANKWTSGPLNGQTNFGGGLGLTHYFG